The Arachis ipaensis cultivar K30076 chromosome B07, Araip1.1, whole genome shotgun sequence genome includes a window with the following:
- the LOC107609954 gene encoding putative disease resistance protein RGA3 isoform X2: MMDCISGFASSISRDLVVGTTNQLRYPCCFNDFIEDLEQEEEKLITTRNSVEDRVKHARKQVIKNAEVVNAWLEKSNPLKDKAEELIRKARTNRSCCFGYCPNWIWKYHLAKKLAKRRKEVEMCVQEGKMYIQYERIASLPSKQHFLENCLKFDSREGDYEELLEALKDDEVTTIGLYGMGGCGKTTMAMELMRTAEAENLFDKVLFVSVSNIVDVRKIQDRIASALQFQFPEGGESERAQRLRARLNLDDQRTLVILDDLWQSLDFGVIGIPSGQNHRNCKVLITTQYETVCSLMNCQRMIYLSTLTDEEAWELFQNQAQLSGSTSDNLKHLGRLISDECKGLPVAIAALASTLKGKAEDDWNVALVRLRNSIPVNIERGLKDPYKCFRVSYDNLDTKEAKSLFLLCSVFPEGYEIPVETLIRFAIGLGMVGEVWSYEEARNEVCAAKNKLISSCLLSDIGGGKRVKMHDLVRDVALCIANNDNKVIKCVLENSAILESRSIRYLLCKEFPSELNCSSIELLCLETNSEVSDEMFRTMGRLQVLFLSCKGLGTSSLSTMSFKWLINLRCLWLKMWKLGDISSMGYMTKLESLTLLGCSFLELTEDVMAQLTKLRLLHLSECKMERNPFQVIGRRPSLEELYIDGETSKWDNGNGGQTEFFRNFRVPQALARYHIQLGHKFKGHGDKILSCRRTLILSCFDTSNASAVALAEKAEVLLLANIVGGAQNITPDIFQIEREGFMDYGCIQLWLCDSDEIKCLVENSNHPQQRLRNMFSRLRQLRLERMKNFGALYHGVPPIGLFEKLEHLYISKCPLKTCLFTPAIARGLQQLEKLEIFSCDELKHILEDEEISGQDHRVIFSKLKKLHIMGCQMLEYVIPVTFSQGLVQLESLDIDYCGELKYVFGECSTDGDTSHQNGINIEFPALQVLRLTDNWNMIGIFPQCYSAEWPSLHKFYLEYCPKLKIMSINTFKANECKDTVAIEKDFLSWETICIHKSKVETIFSLEQAEIIEQPVRLQLRHLELSHLRQMKYICVGLKNFFVFQNLKTLEIKRCEKLEVTFPASVMRCLPELKHLKIIKCRELKLIIEEGDAENHRLSNCVPPQPCFPKLSELIITDCQNLESLFLVSESNDLPNLEVLIIVGAGKLKELIRCEERQSDQIRNVQVKLPKLKLLMLMSMSNLCQEIELPSAALCVIDECPKFPLTSSVATFKEFERKISELDIDLEDLEIAGIDQWKVLDRVREINKSDQIEEEEAEIKIVGKSSYFDIPSTSTSPLDIAVHKAHSHSIEGIEKTCVGEVPASLKPISPIFGSENVEDKIKEGQKMQDVKDSIQEQEQPHLSDKQVVSNSNIEVHGDSSMITKLEAFKQCSDLDDAQIALLAEAIAVYPHLWKVVEDFSMRFQAWMLKTLVDILFFLRNESPASVTPQRKKDFQKLCDEAIQLGFDKSWIHEMHQRVMVMVKDTNKVDHAQEQLGELLKKHDHLTEQLQSIKAEIVSLRDFVASHKRCFDFL; the protein is encoded by the exons ATGATGGATTGCATTTCTGGTTTTGCCTCTTCCATTTCAAGAGATTTGGTGGTAGGAACAACAAATCAATTGCGCTATCCTTGTTGCTTCAATGATTTCATTGAAGACCTTGAACAAGAGGAAGAAAAGTTAATCACAACAAGGAACAGTGTTGAAGACCGAGTTAAACATGCCagaaaacaagtaataaagaatgCTGAAGTTGTGAATGCATGGTTGGAGAAATCTAACCCTCTCAAAGATAAAGCAGAGGAGTTAATAAGAAAAGCAAGAACAAACAGGAGTTGTTGTTTTGGCTACTGTCCAAATTGGATTTGGAAGTATCATCTAGCCAAGAAGTTagcaaaaagaagaaaggaagttgAAATGTGTGTTCAAGAAGGTAAAATGTATATACAATATGAAAGGATTGCTTCACTTCCAAGCAAGCAACATTTCTTGGAAAATTGTTTGAAGTTTGATAGCAGAGAAGGTGACTATGAGGAGCTTCTAGAGGCACTAAAAGATGATGAGGTTACTACTATTGGATTGTatggcatgggaggttgtggtaaAACCACCATGGCTATGGAACTTATGAGGACTGCAGAAGCTGAGAATCTATTTGATAAGGTGCTTTTTGTGTCTGTGTCTAATATAGTAGATGTCAGGAAGATTCAAGATAGAATTGCCAGTGCTTTGCAGTTTCAGTTTCCAGAAGGAGGAGAATCGGAGAGAGCACAGCGCTTGCGCGCGAGATTGAATCTTGATGACCAGAGAACTCTTGTCATTCTAGATGATTTATGGCAATCACTTGATTTTGGTGTTATAGGAATTCCATCAGGTCAAAACCATAGAAACTGCAAGGTTCTCATCACTACACAATATGAAACAGTTTGTAGTCTGATGAATTGTCAAAGAATGATTTACTTATCAACCTTAACTGATGAAGAAGCGTGGGAGCTTTTCCAGAATCAAGCACAACTATCTGGAAGCACTTCGGATAACTTGAAGCATCTGGGAAGACTGATTTCAGATGAATGCAAAGGATTGCCTGTTGCTATTGCTGCTCTGGCTAGCACTTTGAAAGGCAAGGCTGAAGATGATTGGAATGTTGCATTGGTTAGATTGAGGAATTCAATTCCGGTGAATATTGAGAGAGGTCTGAAAGATCCTTATAAATGCTTCAGAGTAAGCTATGACAACTTGGATACCAAAGAAGCCAAGTCACTTTTCTTGTTGTGTTCTGTGTTCCCTGAAGGTTATGAAATCCCAGTTGAAACTCTAATTAGATTTGCAATAGGACTTGGCATGGTTGGAGAAGTTTGGTCATATGAGGAGGCAAGGAATGAAGTATGTGCAGCTAAGAACAAACTCATAAGTTCTTGTTTGCTATCAGATATTGGAGGAGGAAAGCGTGTCAAGATGCATGATTTGGTTCGCGACGTAGCCCTTTGCATTGCAAACAATGACAACAAGGTGATCAAGTGTGTGTTAGAAAATAGTGCAATTTTGGAATCCAGATCAATAAGGTATCTGTTGTGTAAGGAGTTTCCAAGTGAACTAAACTGTTCAAGTATTGAACTTCTATGCTTAGAAACAAATTCAGAAGTATCAGATGAAATGTTCAGAACAATGGGAAGGCTTCAAGTTTTGTTTCTTAGCTGCAAAGGCCTTGGTACTAGCTCATTATCAACCATGTCGTTTAAGTGGTTGATAAACCTTCGTTGTTTATGGCTGAAGATGTGGAAATTAGGTGACATCTCTTCCATGGGATATATGACAAAGCTCGAAAGCCTTACGCTGCTTGGTTGTTCATTCTTGGAGTTAACTGAAGATGTAATGGCACAACTAACAAAATTGAGGCTGCTACATTTGTCAGAATGCAAAATGGAGAGAAATCCTTTTCAAGTAATCGGAAGAAGGCCATCATTGGAAGAACTTTACATTGATGGTGAGACATCTAAATGGGACAATGGTAATGGAGGCCAAACTGAATTCTTCAGAAATTTTAGAGTCCCTCAAGCATTGGCAAGGTACCATATACAACTAGGACACAAATTTAAGGGTCATGGAGATAAAATCCTTAGCTGTCGTAGAACCTTAATTCTTAGCTGTTTTGATACATCAAATGCATCAGCTGTGGCTTTGGCAGAGAAAGCAGAGGTTCTGCTTCTAGCAAATATTGTTGGAGGTGCACAAAATATCACACCTGATATATTCCAAATTGAAAGAGAAGGATTTATGGATTATGGCTGTATTCAGCTTTGGTTATGTGATTCTGATGAGATCAAGTGTTTGGTTGAAAACAGCAATCATCCCCAACAAAGGCTGAGAAATATGTTCTCCAGGTTGCGGCAACTAAGACTCGAAAGAATGAAGAATTTTGGAGCTTTATATCATGGTGTGCCTCCTATTGGCCTTTTTGAGAAGCTAGAGCATCTATATATAAGCAAATGTCCACTGAAAACATGTCTCTTCACACCTGCGATTGCTCGAGGTCTGCAACAGTTGGAAAAGCTAGAGATATTTTCATGTGATGAACTGAAGCATATACTTGAAGATGAGGAGATAAGTGGACAGGACCATAGGGTGATCTTCTCAAAATTGAAAAAACTTCATATTATGGGGTGCCAAATGCTAGAATATGTAATCCCAGTTACTTTTTCTCAAGGCCTTGTGCAATTGGAGTCTTTGGATATAGATTATTGTGGTGAGTTGAAATATGTGTTTGGAGAATGCAGCACAGATGGTGATACAAGTCATCAAAATGGAATCAACATCGAGTTTCCTGCGCTTCAGGTGCTTCGACTTACTGATAATTGGAACATGATTGGCATTTTCCCCCAGTGTTACAGTGCAGAGTGGCCATCTCTGCATAAGTTTTATTTGGAATATTGTCCAAAGCTTAAGATAATGTCCATCAATACTTTCAAGGCTAATGAATGCAAG GACACAGTGGCCATTGAGAAGGACTTCCTCTCTTGGGAAACCATATGTATACACAAGTCCAAAGTAGAAACTATTTTTAGCCTCGAACAGGCCGAGATCATTGAGCAACCGGTGAGATTACAGTTAAGACATCTAGAACTTTCGCATCTACGTCAGATGAAGTATATTTGTGTAGGTTTGAAAAACTTTTTTGTCTTCCAAAATCTAAAGACATTAGAGATCAAaagatgtgaaaagttggaggtAACCTTTCCTGCTTCTGTTATGAGATGCCTTCCAGAATTGAAGCATCTAAAGATTATAAAATGCCGGGAACTGAAGTTGATCATTGAAGAGGGTGATGCAGAGAATCACAGATTATCAAATTGTGTTCCTCCACAGCCATGCTTCCCAAAGCTGTCTGAACTGATTATTACAGACTGCCAGAACTTGGAAAGTTTATTCCTTGTCTCCGAATCGAATGACCTTCCCAATCTAGAAGTTCTCATCATAGTTGGAGCTGGTAAGCTAAAAGAATTGATCAGATGTGAAGAAAGACAAAGTGATCAAATAAGAAACGTGCAAGTTAAGCTTCCAAAGCTTAAACTTCTAATGCTGATGTCCATGTCTAATCTTTGCCAAGAAATTGAACTGCCCTCTGCAGCACTTTGTGTCATCGATGAATGTCCAAAATTCCCTCTGACTTCATCGGTTGCTACCTTCAAGGAGTTTGAACGAAAAATCTCTGAATTGGATATAG ATCTGGAGGATCTGGAAATAGCTGGAATTGACCAATGGAAAGTACTCGACAGGGTTCGCGAGATTAATAAATCGGATCAG attgaagaagaagaagcagagatCAAAATTGTTGGAAAATCTTCTTATTTTGATATACCATCTACATCTACAAGTCCCTTGGACATTGCTGTACATAAAGCACACTCACAT AGTATTGAAGGAATAGAGAAAACCTGTGTTGGAGAAGTTCCAGCATCACTGAAGCCAATATCACCAATTTTTGGTTCAGAA AATGTTGAGGACAAGATTAAAGAAGGCCAAAAAATGCAGGATGTTAAAGATAGTATCCAAGAGCAAGAGCAACCTCACTTATCAGATAAGCAAGTTGTCTCTAATAGCAATATTGAGGTTCATGGAG ATTCGTCGATGATAACGAAATTGGAAGCATTTAAGCAGTGTTCTGATCTTGATGATGCACAAATTGCACTGCTTGCTGAGGCAATAGCTGTGTATCCTCATCTTTGGAAAGTTGTTGAGGATTTCAGCATGCGCTTTCAAGCTTGGATGTTGAAGACTTTGGTAGATATATTATTCTTCCTTCGGAACGAATCTCCGGCCAGTGTTACTCCTCAACGGAAGAAGGACTTCCAGAAACTCTGTGATGAAGCTATTCAGTTGGGATTTGACAAGTCATGGATTCATGAAATGCATCAACGTGTTATGGTTATGGTTAAGGATACTAATAAGGTGGATCATGCACAAGAACAACTTGGTGAGCTTCTTAAGAAGCATGATCATCTAACTGAGCAACTTCAAAGCATTAAGGCTGAAATTGTTAGTCTCAGAGACTTTGTTGCTTCTCACAAAAGATGTTTTGATTTTCTTTGA